ACTCCATTGTTATAGTCCTTTTCGGGTTTGTTGGATTCAAGTTTTTGGGAGTTCGTGAGTACCCCAGCATCGATCCGCCTGTTGTTACCGTAGCGACAACCTATACGGGAGCAAACGCCGATGTTATTGAAGCGCAAATAACCGAACCCCTCGAAGCATCAATCAACGGTATCCAAGGCATCAAGTCGCTTTCTTCGTCGTCTTCGGATGGAAGAAGCCGTATCACCGTAGAGTTTGAGCTTGGTAAGGATATGGAAAGTGCAACCAACGACGTACGCGACCGCGTTTCGCAGGCTATCCGCCTTCTTCCCAAAGATGTTGACCCTCCCGTCGTATCGAAAGCCGACGCCGACTCCGATCCTGTAATAGCATTCTCCATACAAAGCAACAATAGGGGCTTGCTCGAACTTTCCGACTTAGCCAATAACGTGCTCAAAGAAAGGCTCCAAACCATAAATGGGGTAAGCCAGGTTGGCGTTTGGGGTGAGAAGCGCTATGCGATGAAAATAGAGCTCGATCCCGAAAAAATGGCAACCTACAAGGTTACCCCAAGCGATATCAGAAACGCGCTTGCCAAGGAGAATATCGAGCTGCCAGCAGGACGAGTTGAGGGATATAACGTAGAGTTAAGCATCAGAACGTTAGGACGACTAACTAGCGTAGATGATTTTAACAACCTTATTATAAAGGATATTGAAGGCTCCAATATTAAGCTCCGAGATGTTGGCGTTGCCAGCCTAAAGCCCGAGAATGAGCGAAGCGTCAACCGTGGGAAAGGGCTCGTTCCTCAAGTTGCCGTTGCCCTGATACCTCAACCAGGATCGAATCAAATAGAAATAGCCGATGAGGCATACACGCGCATAGCCCAGCTAAAAAAGGAGCTACCAAAGGATATCAGCATTACCCCTGTTTGGGACGTCACCAAAAATATCCGAAAAGCCATATCGGAGGTAGAGGAAACCATACTACTCGCATTCCTGCTTGTGCTGCTGGTAATATTCTTCTTCCTGCGCAGCTGGCGAACAACGCTAATCCCAATAATCGCTATCCCGATCTCGCTTATCGGCAGCTTCTTTGTGATGTACCTTGCCGGATTCTCCATCAACATACTTACACTGCTGGGAATTGTGCTTACCACAGGGCTTGTGGTGGACGATGCCATTGTGGTGCTCGAGAATATCTTTAAGCGCATCGAACGCGGCGAGGACAACTACTCGTCGAGCATGGAAGGAACGAAGGAAATCTTCTTCGCCATTTTGTCGACGACCATCACCCTTATTGCCGTTTTCTTCCCGATTATCTTCCTCCAAGGCGTCACAGGGCGACTATTCCGCGAATTTGGTATTGTGGTGGCATCTTCGATTCTTATATCGTGCTTCGTATCGCTAACCCTAACGCCTATGATGTGCGCCCGGGTTCTTAAACACAAGAAAAGCGAGAGCAAGTTCTACCAGTTTTCGGAGCGATTCTTCGAATGGCTAAGCAGCAGCTACCGCCGGGGGCTCACCCGATTCGTGAGTATCAGGTGGGTTGCCATCGTCATCATGGTTGTTTCGTTCGTGATTATTGTTGTTATTGGGAAAATGCTCCCATCGGAGCTTGCCCCACTCGAGGATAAAGGTCGTGTATCGATAATGGCAACTGCCCCCGAAGGTACCGGATTCGAAAAGATGGATAGCTACATGCTGGATCTGGCCCAAGTTGTTGATACAATACCCGAAGTAGAAAGCATTATAGCCCTAACAGCTCCTGGAAGTGGTAGCGCAAACTCGGGCTTTATCAGAATATCGCTGGTATCGGCATCAGAGCGCTCGCGAAGCCAGCAGCAAATTGCCGACGCGCTATCGGAGGTTACCAAAAAGAACAACTTTGCCAAGTCGTTTGCCATTCAAGACCAGACCATCAGCACAGGACGTGGCGGTGGAATGCCCGTTAGCTTTGTAATACAGGCACCCAACTTTGAGAAGTTGAAGGAGTACCTCCCAAAGTTCATGGATAAGGCGCAGGCAAGCTCGGTATTCCAAACCGTCGACGTCAACCTGAAGTTCAACAAGCCAGAGCTGCAGATTAAAATCAACAGGGATAAGGCTCGCTCGGTTGGCGTAACGGTAGCCGACATTTCGGAAGCGCTACAGCTATACTTTAGCGGCCAGCGCTACGGCTACTTCATCATGAACGGCAAGCAGTACCAGGTGATTGGGCAGGCCTCGCGCGACCTACGCGACGACCCCAACGATATCAAGAGCATATTCATCCGCAGCGATTCTGGTGAGCTGATCCAGCTAGGCGAGCTCGTTTCGACCATCGAGGAGAGCACTCCTCCACAACGCTACCGCTACAACCGCTACATCTCGGCAACCGTATCGGCAAACCCAGCCCCTGGAAAAACCATGGGGCAAGGAATCGACGAGATGCGTAGCATTGCGAAGGAGACGCTTGACGACTCCTTCTCCACCACCCTGTCGGGCATCTCGCAGCAGTTCGAGGAGAGTTCCAACAGCCTTTACTTTGCGTTTATACTTGCAATAGTGCTGATCTATCTGGTTCTGGCGGCCCAGTTCGAGAGCTTCCGCGATCCGCTCATCATCATGTTCACCGTTCCGCTGGCGCTGGCAGGTGCGCTGCTCTCGCTCTGGATATTCGGGCAAACGATGAACATCTTCAGCGAAATCGGCATCATCATTTTGGTGGGTATTGTAACCAAAAACGGCATCCTGATCGTAGAGTTCGCCAACCAAAAGAAGCAGCTAGGCATCAACATTCGCACGGCGGTTATCGAAGCTGCGGCACTCCGCCTTCGCCCCATCCTGATGACCAGCCTTGCTACAGTATTCGGAGCAGTGCCTATTGCGCTTGCCCTTGGTGCCGCCTCTACCAGCCGTATTCCGCTGGGGATTGTCGTAATCGGCGGCCTACTCTTCTCGCTTATCCTAACGCTTTTCGTGATTCCGGCCCTATACACCTACATGTCGAGGAAAACGGCGAACATTAGGCACGACCAGGATCAGGATCATGAGAAATTTGGTGAACAAACATCCATAGAATAATGAAAAAAACGCTACTCATACTCCTTGCTACCGCAGCACTCGGCGGGACTAGCGCCTCGGCTCAAGAGGTGCTTACCCTAAAGGATGCGGTAAGGCTGGGGCTCGAAAACGGGTACTCGATACAAATAGCCAAGAACAGCAGCAGCATTGCAGCCAACAACAACACCTACGGCAATGCCGGCTTCCTGCCCCGCGTTGACGCCACCGTTGGCGGCAACATCAAGGCATCGTCCGACAAGACCACCCGCCTCGATGGCTCCACCACATCGGCAAGCCCCCGCACGCTTAATGCCAACGCTGGGGTATCGCTCTCGTGGACGCTCTTCGACGGCATGGGCATGTTCATCGCCAAGGAGAAGCTCGACCTCCTGCAGAAGCAGGGCGAAACCACCCTCCGGGTAAACATGGAGAACTCTGCGGCGCAGATCATATCTACCTACAACGCCATCGTTCAGCAGAAGCAGCTGATAAAGGTTTTCACCGAAACCATGAGCATCTCGGAGCAGCGGGTGAGGATCGCCCAAACCGCCAAGCGGGTTGGCTCGGGGTCGGATGTTGCCCTGCTGAAAGCCGAGGTGGACTACAAGAGCGACAGCTCGAACCTCGTTCAGCAAAGCCTCGCCCTACGCAACCTGAAGGCCGACCTCAACCAGCTGCTGAGCAGAGCACCAGAAACCGCATTTGAGGTAGAGGAGCAGCAGCCAACGGCTGGCCCCATCGCCTACCCGGATATCGCCGCTAAGGCAATGGAGCAAAACCCCAGCCTGATAGAGGCACGCCAGGAGCTGAGCATCCAGCAGCTGGGCGTAAAGGAGGTAAAGTCGATGGCGATGCCCTACGTGACACTCAACTCCAGCTACACCTTCAACAAGTACAGCTACACCAACGGAAGCTACGACGCGCTCCGTTCGCACGGGCCCTACGTTGGCGTTACGGCAGGCGTAACGCTCTTCGACGGGTTTAACATCCGCCGCAACGAGCGCAACGCGCAGCTGCAGGTAAGCAGCATGGAGGTACGGGTTCAGCAGCTCGAGCAGGAGCTGCGCACCAGCATCCTAAAGACCTACAACGCCTACACCACCGCGCAGTCGGTTGTGGAGATCGAGCAAAAGTCGCTGGAGCTGGCGCAGAAGAACCTCACCATCGCCCTAAAGGCCTACGAGCAGGGGTCGATCAGCGACATCGACATGCGCGAAACCCAGCGCAGCTTCGTGGATGTATCGTACCGGCTGATCAACGCGCAGGTTAACCTGAAGAATACTGAGGTGGAGCTCCGCCGGATATCGGGCACCCTCACCCTCCCCGACCAGCAGTAGAAAGCATACGAAAAGGCGAACCGGATATCGGGTTCGCCTTTTTTATTCCCCAACCGACACCGATTTTCCCGTTCCGCCATAAGGCAGCATGCCAATTCGAAGTCCGTTTTCCCCTTTGCAGCACGACGGAAGCCCACCTGCTCCTGCGTTTATCCTTCTGGCGCCCTTCGGAACCCCAACGGCTCTTCGTTTCTGGGCTTTGTCAAATTTGTATTTTTCATCACATAAAGCGCAATAAATTTTGCAAGTGTATTTTTAATGCATAAAGTAGCATCGCAAAATTTACAAATGTATTTTACATCACCAATACTGTTATACATAAAATGCAAATGTATTTTTCAAGGCACAGTTCTCATCACAAAGAATACACTTGTATTTTTCATGCCGCAACTATCTTCACTAAGAATACAGCTGCATTTTTCACATCAACTATTGTCTTGAAAAATACATAATGATCGAAGGGGCTAAACCACGAGTAGTTGCCCTGCTGCAGCCGTACGATACCCCCAAACGGGTACAGCTTGCCCTTTCGGCGATTGGCAGAGGACTGTCGGCAAAAGCAGTTAACCTCCTGTAGCTTTTCGAAAACACATTAACGCTTTCGGATGCCCCTCTGCGGCGAGCCAAAGGCAACATTTGCTACATTTGCGGCTCACCAAAACTCAATTCATGAGCAACATCAAAACAATTATCTTCGACCTCGGCGGGGTGCTTGTCGACTGGAATCCGGAGTACGTGTACCGCAAGATATTCGACAACGACGAGCAGAAGATGAAGTGGTTTCTCACCGAGATCTGCCCCTACAGATGGAACGAGCCCCAGGATGCCGGCAAGCTGTGCCAGGTGGCTACCGCAGAGAAGGTGGCCGAGTTCCCCCAGTACAAGGAGTGGATTGAGGCCTACTACGGCCGCTGGGAGGAGATGCTGGGCGGACCGCTCCACCAAACGGTGGAAATCCTGAAGACGCTGAAGGAGAACCAGGAGTACCAGCTGCTGGCCCTTACCAACTGGAGCGCCGAAACGTTTCCAACGGCCCAAAAGCACTTCGACTTCCTCGGCTGGTTCGACGGGGTGGTGGTGTCGGGCGAGGAGAAGACGCGCAAGCCCTTCGACGACTTCTACCAGATCCTCTTCGACCGCTACTCGGTAACCCCATCGGAGGCCGTATTCATCGACGACAACAAGGCCAACGTAGAGGCAGGGCAGCGCCTCGGGCTCAACGCCATCAACTTCCGCGATGCCGAGCAGCTAAAGAAGGAGCTGGCCGCCTTCGGGGTAAACCTCTAGCAAAACCTGCACTAGCCAACCATTCGACAATACCACTATGACAAAGAAGATACACCTACGCAAGGCGCTACTAGCAGCAGGGCTGCTGCTCCTGGCAGGCGGCGCTGGCGCACAGCAGAGCTCGCTGCTCTGGAAGGTTACCGCCAAAGGTGCCGCTAAGCCAACGTTCATATTTGGGACCATCCACGCGCTGCCCCAGTCCAAGTTCTTCTTCCCCAAGGCAGCCGCCGAGGCGCTGAACGCATCCGACCGGCTGGTGCTCGAAATCGACATGGACGACGCCCAAGAGCTCTCCTCGCTTCCCGCGCTGATTGCGGCCAAGGGAAAATCCATCAAGGATTTCATGACGCCAGAAGAGCTAGAGAAGGTATCGCGCTACATGGCCGATTCGGCAGGCATCCCCTTCGAGCAGGTGGCCGCGCTTAAGCCGTTCGTGTTTACCAGCCTGCTGCTATCGAAGGTGGTGGGCTCTACCCCCGCCAGCTACGAGGAGTACCTGCTGGCGCAGGCAAAGCAGGCCAACAAACCCATTGACGGCATCGAAACGGTTGCCGAACAGGTGGAAGCCTTCGACCGCCTGCCGTTCGACAAGCAGGTGAAGCAGCTGGTGGAAATGATCTCCGACATGAGCAAAACCAGGCAGCAGTACCAGCAAATGGTGGCGGCCTACACCTCGCAGCAGCTCGACCAGATTGCAAAAATGTCGAAAGAGGAAAACAAGGAGTACCCAGAGTTCGATCAGGTACTTATCACGGATAGGAACACCAAGTGGATTCCCCGACTAAAAAAGAAAATTGATGCCGGAAGCTGCTTTATTGCCGTTGGCGCGGGGCACCTTCCCGGCAGCAACGGCATCCTGGAGCTGCTGAAGAAAAAAGGCTATACGGTAGAACCCGTTGCCATTAAGTAAGCAGGCATGATAAACAAAAAAGCGCAGGGGATAACCTCTGCGCTTTTTTGATTTATGGTAGAAACAAGTTCACTACTCGCTGCATTTCACCATTTCAACGTACTCGTCGTACCCCCTCGCCCTTAGCAGGCAGGCGTTGCACTTGCCGCACCCGTAGCCGTAGCGGTTCATGGTTAGCTCAGCATTGTAGCAGGTAAGGGTTTTATTAATGATGATATTGATATCCCCGCAGAGATCGGCAAGCATAAAGGTCTCCGCCTTGTTAAGCCACATGATTGGGGTTTCGATCTCGATGTCCACCTCGCTAGCCATATTCATGGTAGCCTTTGCCGACTGGATGAAGTCGTAGCGGCAGTCGGGATAGCCCGAGTAGTCGGTTTGGCAAACGCCAGTAACAAGCGTGTCGAAGCCTATCTTTTGGGCAAAAGTATGGGCATAAATCAGGAAGATAAGGTTTCGGTTGGGGACAAACGAGGCGGGAAGGCCACGGGTGGTCTCCGCATTCACATCGTCGCCTTTCGTCAGCAGGGCCGACTCGTTTAGCTCGGCAAATTGCACCGACAGGTCAACCACCGTTTGCGCTACGCCCAACTGGGAGCAGATGTCGGCCGCCAGCGTCAGTTCCACGCTGTGGCGCTGCCCGTAGCTAAAGCTGATAGCACGAACCTCGTCATACTTCTTCAGGGCCCAAAGCAGGCAGGTGGTGCTATCCTGTCCACCCGAGAAGATCACCAAAGCCTTCTTTCCCGTTACCTGCTTCTCGAATATTTCTAATGCTGTCATTCTAATTTCTTCTTAAGCGTACGCCGCACAAATTTAGCGCAAAAAAAAGAGGACCTGCGAAATCCTCTTTTCCGATATTCTAGTTAAAGTATCGTCCTATCTTGTTGATGGCCGACGGTAGCGCAAACACCACCACCCTATCGTAGGGAAGAATGACGGTGTCGCCGGTAACAATCAGGCTTAAATCGCCACGAACCAAACCACCAATCATTGCATCTTTAGGGAAGTTAATAGTTTTAACAGGCCCGCGAACCGCAGGGCTACCCGGCTTTACGATAAACTCCATCACCTCGGCATCCGATCCCGAAAGAACCTTTATGGACTGCACATCAGTGCTCATGGTAAAGCGGTAGATGCGACCAGCCGTAATCAGTTTCTTGTTGATTACCGTATCAACACCAACACTCTCCGCTAGCTTAATGTAGTCGAGGTTCTCGATTTCGGCAATTGTTTTATTAACGCCTAGTCGCTTGGCAAGCATGCAGGCTAGGATGTTGGTTTCCGAGTTTCCGGTAACCGCAATAAAGGCGTCAACATGCTCGAGCCCCTCCTCAATAAGGAAGTCAGAGTTACGGCCATCGCCATTCAGCACCAAGGTATTTGGCAGCTCGTCTACAAGCTTTTGGCAGCGCTCGCGGTTAATTTCCACCATCTTAACGCCTACCTTATTCTCCAAATCACGGGCAATCCATATCCCGATACGGCTTCCTCCAAGAATCATCACGCTCCGAACCTCGATTGGCGACTTACCCGTATACTTTACCAGCTCAGGAGCCCCCTTTTCGTTGGTAATAACGTAAATAATATCGCCAACCTTAAATCGTTCGGTAGCCGTTGGTATTATGGTTTCACCATTACGCGAGATGGCAACCGCCCGATAGTTTAAATCGATACGAGAAGCCGATGCCTGCAGCAACGTTTTATTAATAATTGGGGATGATTCTTCGAGCTTAAATACGACTAGTTTCAGCTTCTTATTGGCGAAATCGACGAATTCGGTAGAGAACGACTGGCTAAGAAGATCAACCACCTCGCGACCCGCAATTTTCTCTGGATAGTAAAGGTAGTCGATACCCATATCCACAAACACCTCCTTGTTGCTGGGCAACAGGTATTCGTTCTTATCGATACGCGCAATTACCTTCCGGGCGCCAAGCCTTTTGGCTAGCGATGCCGAAATGATATTTGTCTCCTCCGAAGGAGTAACCGCAATAAACAGATCCGCCTTTTCGACCCCAGCCTGCGAAAGCATTTCGAACGAAGATGGGCTTCCAGCAATGCAGGGCACATCGACATTAGCAGCAAGCTGCTTGCGCCGCTGATCGTCGTCATCAATCACCACTAAGTCGTGATACTCGTTACTCAGCATCTTTGCAAGGTGGGTTCCCACCTCTCCTGCTCCTGCAATTATTATTTTCATCCGATAATTATTTATTTCTCAGAGGTCGGATGGAACTCGAATATTGGCATTTCAAGGGTGCTTGTGCGTTCTGCCAACATGCTCGTTTCATTGCTGCGAAATTACGTCCTATCCTTGCTTACTCTTGTAATCGGCGCTATACTTACCCTTTGCCATTGCGGCAAGCTTACCTTTCACAAGCTTCTTTCTTAACGGAGAAAGCCGATCAACAAAGAGCAAACCGTCCAAATGGTCGTACTCGTGCTGAATTATTCTTGCAGCGATACCGCCGTATACTTCGGTGTACTCTACAAAGTTCTCGTCCTGATATTTAATCTTTACGGTTGCTTCACGGTAAACATCTTCGCGCACCCCAGGAAGGCTTAAGCATCCCTCATTAAATGGCCATGGTTCACCGCTACGCTCCAATATTTGAGGATTTATAAAGGCCTTCTTAAAATTTTCCAGTTTGGGATCATCTTCCGCAAAACCACTTCCATCAATTACAAATACACGAACTGATTTCCCGACCTGAGGAGCTGCAAGACCAACTCCATCGGCATGGTACATCGTTTCCCACAGGTCCTTTAAAAATGTATCTAGTCCCTCATAGCTTGGATCGATATTCTCTGCTACTTTCTTTAGAACAGGCGATCCGTAAACAAAAATTGGCAGTATCATTGGTCTAAAATTTTCGTAACTCTTTGCTCTGCATGTACGACTGCAAGATAATTGTAGCGCTAACCATATCCACCAGCGACTTATCGCGCCTATCCATCTTCTTTACGCCACCATCCAAAATAGCCTGATGCGCAATCTTCGAAGTAAAACGCTCGTCGTATGCTTCAACCTTAATCTGTGGAAAATGTTTAGCCAGCTGCTTAAGAAAGGGTTTTATGTACACCATCGACTCCGATTCACTATTGTCCATCTGCTTGGGCAGCCCTATAACAATACAATCGACGCTTTCTTTACCCAAATACTCCTTTAAAAAGGTAATAACCTGATTAGATGCGACAGTACAAAGTCCTGTTGCAATAAGCTGCATCGGGTCTGTAACCGCAATGCCAACCCGTTTCTTTCCATAATCAATAGCTAGTAGTCGTCCCAATGCTGTTTAAATAAGCTGCAAAGTTAAAAAACTAGCCAATTAATAAGGCGGATTGCCAAATCTTATTTTGAACTCGTTAATTTGCTCGGCAGATAGATTAAAAGTCTTTCCACCATGCATGAAGATTTCTCCCTTTGAGATGATCTCTACTTTTTTCAGATTTAGCAAGAGGTCGTTGGCAATCCTAGAAAATTTGCTGTCCAATAGTGTATCCTCAAGGGTATCTATGTCTTTTTCAGAAACAATACTTCGCCCCTCGATGGTATAAGCAATAACACCACCATCCTTCGACTCAAAAGCCAACACCTCTCCCAAATCCACCACTTCTAGCCCCCTCTCAGTTGGCAAACAAAGCTTATTAGGAAGCTCATTCCCTAAGTTTTCAAACAAAACGGTGTACTGAAGAGATGAATTCCGTACTATTCCCCTATTGTTTTTCACCTTATCAATAGCCTTGGTTAAATCATCCTTGCAAACTGGCTTTTGAATAAACTCAATTGCACAGTACTTTAGCGCCTTTATCGCCAAGTGATTGTATGCGGTAACAAAAACGAGCTCAAAATTACGATCAGGAAGTGCTTCTAGGATATCAAAACCGGTACCATCAGGCATCATAATGTCAAGGAATACAACATCAGGGTTATGTTCAACAATCACCTTCTTAGCTTCATTTATTGACATTGCTGTTGCTACGATATTCAAATCTTCGCAATACTTATTAAGCATAATACTTAGCGATTCCACGGCGGCTCGCTCGTCATCTACAACAATCGCCTTTATTACATCCATTGCTATTCAACAATTTGGGTTACATGTTTAACAGACACAAAATCACGAGGGAATATTAGAATCACCTCTGTTCCAAAAGCATTGCCTTCGTCGTCGTACTTATCAACGTACTCGAAACTAAATTCCTTGTTGTACAGAGATCTTAGTATCTCTATCCGTTGTCCTGTAATCTTTGTTGCAAAAGACTTATGCTTTCGAACCAAGCTCATATTCTGAATCTCTTGAGACTTAACTCGTCCAATCCCATCATCGACAATACTACACTTAACAAATGTTCCTGCATT
This window of the uncultured Acetobacteroides sp. genome carries:
- the ruvX gene encoding Holliday junction resolvase RuvX, which gives rise to MGRLLAIDYGKKRVGIAVTDPMQLIATGLCTVASNQVITFLKEYLGKESVDCIVIGLPKQMDNSESESMVYIKPFLKQLAKHFPQIKVEAYDERFTSKIAHQAILDGGVKKMDRRDKSLVDMVSATIILQSYMQSKELRKF
- a CDS encoding HAD family phosphatase translates to MSNIKTIIFDLGGVLVDWNPEYVYRKIFDNDEQKMKWFLTEICPYRWNEPQDAGKLCQVATAEKVAEFPQYKEWIEAYYGRWEEMLGGPLHQTVEILKTLKENQEYQLLALTNWSAETFPTAQKHFDFLGWFDGVVVSGEEKTRKPFDDFYQILFDRYSVTPSEAVFIDDNKANVEAGQRLGLNAINFRDAEQLKKELAAFGVNL
- the def gene encoding peptide deformylase; the protein is MILPIFVYGSPVLKKVAENIDPSYEGLDTFLKDLWETMYHADGVGLAAPQVGKSVRVFVIDGSGFAEDDPKLENFKKAFINPQILERSGEPWPFNEGCLSLPGVREDVYREATVKIKYQDENFVEYTEVYGGIAARIIQHEYDHLDGLLFVDRLSPLRKKLVKGKLAAMAKGKYSADYKSKQG
- a CDS encoding TolC family protein gives rise to the protein MKKTLLILLATAALGGTSASAQEVLTLKDAVRLGLENGYSIQIAKNSSSIAANNNTYGNAGFLPRVDATVGGNIKASSDKTTRLDGSTTSASPRTLNANAGVSLSWTLFDGMGMFIAKEKLDLLQKQGETTLRVNMENSAAQIISTYNAIVQQKQLIKVFTETMSISEQRVRIAQTAKRVGSGSDVALLKAEVDYKSDSSNLVQQSLALRNLKADLNQLLSRAPETAFEVEEQQPTAGPIAYPDIAAKAMEQNPSLIEARQELSIQQLGVKEVKSMAMPYVTLNSSYTFNKYSYTNGSYDALRSHGPYVGVTAGVTLFDGFNIRRNERNAQLQVSSMEVRVQQLEQELRTSILKTYNAYTTAQSVVEIEQKSLELAQKNLTIALKAYEQGSISDIDMRETQRSFVDVSYRLINAQVNLKNTEVELRRISGTLTLPDQQ
- a CDS encoding efflux RND transporter permease subunit, which encodes MSIYATSIKRPVLTMVYSIVIVLFGFVGFKFLGVREYPSIDPPVVTVATTYTGANADVIEAQITEPLEASINGIQGIKSLSSSSSDGRSRITVEFELGKDMESATNDVRDRVSQAIRLLPKDVDPPVVSKADADSDPVIAFSIQSNNRGLLELSDLANNVLKERLQTINGVSQVGVWGEKRYAMKIELDPEKMATYKVTPSDIRNALAKENIELPAGRVEGYNVELSIRTLGRLTSVDDFNNLIIKDIEGSNIKLRDVGVASLKPENERSVNRGKGLVPQVAVALIPQPGSNQIEIADEAYTRIAQLKKELPKDISITPVWDVTKNIRKAISEVEETILLAFLLVLLVIFFFLRSWRTTLIPIIAIPISLIGSFFVMYLAGFSINILTLLGIVLTTGLVVDDAIVVLENIFKRIERGEDNYSSSMEGTKEIFFAILSTTITLIAVFFPIIFLQGVTGRLFREFGIVVASSILISCFVSLTLTPMMCARVLKHKKSESKFYQFSERFFEWLSSSYRRGLTRFVSIRWVAIVIMVVSFVIIVVIGKMLPSELAPLEDKGRVSIMATAPEGTGFEKMDSYMLDLAQVVDTIPEVESIIALTAPGSGSANSGFIRISLVSASERSRSQQQIADALSEVTKKNNFAKSFAIQDQTISTGRGGGMPVSFVIQAPNFEKLKEYLPKFMDKAQASSVFQTVDVNLKFNKPELQIKINRDKARSVGVTVADISEALQLYFSGQRYGYFIMNGKQYQVIGQASRDLRDDPNDIKSIFIRSDSGELIQLGELVSTIEESTPPQRYRYNRYISATVSANPAPGKTMGQGIDEMRSIAKETLDDSFSTTLSGISQQFEESSNSLYFAFILAIVLIYLVLAAQFESFRDPLIIMFTVPLALAGALLSLWIFGQTMNIFSEIGIIILVGIVTKNGILIVEFANQKKQLGINIRTAVIEAAALRLRPILMTSLATVFGAVPIALALGAASTSRIPLGIVVIGGLLFSLILTLFVIPALYTYMSRKTANIRHDQDQDHEKFGEQTSIE
- the queC gene encoding 7-cyano-7-deazaguanine synthase QueC, which gives rise to MTALEIFEKQVTGKKALVIFSGGQDSTTCLLWALKKYDEVRAISFSYGQRHSVELTLAADICSQLGVAQTVVDLSVQFAELNESALLTKGDDVNAETTRGLPASFVPNRNLIFLIYAHTFAQKIGFDTLVTGVCQTDYSGYPDCRYDFIQSAKATMNMASEVDIEIETPIMWLNKAETFMLADLCGDINIIINKTLTCYNAELTMNRYGYGCGKCNACLLRARGYDEYVEMVKCSE
- the trkA gene encoding Trk system potassium transporter TrkA: MKIIIAGAGEVGTHLAKMLSNEYHDLVVIDDDDQRRKQLAANVDVPCIAGSPSSFEMLSQAGVEKADLFIAVTPSEETNIISASLAKRLGARKVIARIDKNEYLLPSNKEVFVDMGIDYLYYPEKIAGREVVDLLSQSFSTEFVDFANKKLKLVVFKLEESSPIINKTLLQASASRIDLNYRAVAISRNGETIIPTATERFKVGDIIYVITNEKGAPELVKYTGKSPIEVRSVMILGGSRIGIWIARDLENKVGVKMVEINRERCQKLVDELPNTLVLNGDGRNSDFLIEEGLEHVDAFIAVTGNSETNILACMLAKRLGVNKTIAEIENLDYIKLAESVGVDTVINKKLITAGRIYRFTMSTDVQSIKVLSGSDAEVMEFIVKPGSPAVRGPVKTINFPKDAMIGGLVRGDLSLIVTGDTVILPYDRVVVFALPSAINKIGRYFN
- a CDS encoding TraB/GumN family protein — translated: MTKKIHLRKALLAAGLLLLAGGAGAQQSSLLWKVTAKGAAKPTFIFGTIHALPQSKFFFPKAAAEALNASDRLVLEIDMDDAQELSSLPALIAAKGKSIKDFMTPEELEKVSRYMADSAGIPFEQVAALKPFVFTSLLLSKVVGSTPASYEEYLLAQAKQANKPIDGIETVAEQVEAFDRLPFDKQVKQLVEMISDMSKTRQQYQQMVAAYTSQQLDQIAKMSKEENKEYPEFDQVLITDRNTKWIPRLKKKIDAGSCFIAVGAGHLPGSNGILELLKKKGYTVEPVAIK
- a CDS encoding response regulator — encoded protein: MDVIKAIVVDDERAAVESLSIMLNKYCEDLNIVATAMSINEAKKVIVEHNPDVVFLDIMMPDGTGFDILEALPDRNFELVFVTAYNHLAIKALKYCAIEFIQKPVCKDDLTKAIDKVKNNRGIVRNSSLQYTVLFENLGNELPNKLCLPTERGLEVVDLGEVLAFESKDGGVIAYTIEGRSIVSEKDIDTLEDTLLDSKFSRIANDLLLNLKKVEIISKGEIFMHGGKTFNLSAEQINEFKIRFGNPPY